In a single window of the Coffea eugenioides isolate CCC68of chromosome 3, Ceug_1.0, whole genome shotgun sequence genome:
- the LOC113766128 gene encoding cold and drought-regulated protein CORA-like → MGSKAILFLCLLVVVLMIASEVTARDLAENSNAAEKSTNGLEESKYPGGGYGGYPGGGYGGYPDGGYGGGGRGGRCRYGCCGPRLLWVQVLYICW, encoded by the exons atgggttCCAAGGCAATTCTCTTCCTATGCCTTTTGGTGGTAGTTCTGATGATTGCTTCAGAGGTGACAGCCAGGGATTTGGCCGAAAATT CCAATGCTGCAGAGAAGAGTACTAATGGCCTGGAAGAATCCAAATACCCTGGTGGTGGATATGGAGGGTACCCTGGAGGTGGATATGGGGGTTACCCAGATGGTGGTTATGGTGGTGGTGGCCGTGGTGGCAGATGCCGCTATGGTTGCTGTGGCCCGAGGTTATTATGGGTGCAGGTGCTGTACATTTGCTGGTGA